Proteins from a single region of Effusibacillus pohliae DSM 22757:
- a CDS encoding cupin domain-containing protein, with protein MQIRVLPVQAVSGEVIDRLRAIGVRLDESRILRIDLAWEMYFGRGYTWEQGAVHLRLPAGGGLRNACRLFVKWMQSALSGSTDVIARSLHHEQASVLVLLPNCTPEVEELILRQLSFYSETVERISKWDGMTDPLQLDSVVDAWVPPVIPANGDTDLLRHQTSGNANETVTLYQAMLGIDNVYVQKYTLQPGAVYSRHHSHSTVDEIYLVLEGSCKFRIGSREQVVNTGDLVTKPKGIGLATQVYNHSGRTVTILDIEIWGDMEATDLCIYPDHAEILLRGKGWAHQVPLDAVDTDNDLRIHYDTGYRRLRNGSFVPQVLPGVPTRKER; from the coding sequence ATGCAAATCCGGGTATTACCCGTGCAAGCGGTCAGTGGCGAAGTAATCGACCGGCTACGTGCGATTGGAGTAAGGTTGGATGAGTCGCGGATTCTACGAATCGACTTGGCATGGGAGATGTATTTTGGAAGGGGGTACACCTGGGAGCAGGGGGCGGTTCATCTGCGGTTGCCCGCCGGGGGTGGATTGCGGAACGCGTGCAGACTGTTTGTGAAGTGGATGCAATCGGCGCTCAGTGGATCGACGGATGTGATCGCACGGTCTTTACATCACGAACAGGCATCTGTGCTGGTGTTGCTTCCGAATTGTACGCCGGAAGTGGAAGAGCTCATTTTGAGGCAATTGTCTTTTTATTCGGAAACAGTAGAGAGAATTAGTAAGTGGGATGGTATGACAGATCCACTTCAACTCGATTCTGTGGTTGACGCTTGGGTGCCTCCTGTCATCCCCGCCAACGGAGACACTGATTTATTGCGTCATCAGACCAGCGGCAATGCAAATGAAACGGTTACTTTGTATCAGGCCATGCTCGGAATCGACAATGTGTATGTCCAAAAATACACTTTGCAACCCGGTGCTGTCTACTCACGTCATCACTCACACTCGACTGTTGATGAGATCTACCTGGTTCTGGAGGGAAGCTGCAAATTTCGCATAGGGAGCCGTGAACAGGTGGTGAATACGGGGGATCTCGTAACAAAACCGAAGGGAATTGGCCTTGCCACACAGGTCTATAATCATTCTGGCCGCACGGTCACGATTCTTGATATTGAAATTTGGGGAGATATGGAAGCGACCGATCTTTGTATCTACCCGGATCATGCTGAGATCCTTTTGAGAGGCAAGGGGTGGGCCCATCAAGTTCCTTTGGACGCTGTCGATACCGACAACGATCTTCGAATTCATTATGACACAGGCTACCGTCGTTTGCGCAACGGATCCTTTGTTCCGCAGGTGTTGCCGGGGGTTCCGACTCGAAAAGAACGTTGA
- a CDS encoding 3D domain-containing protein: MDIPRWRIAVLAAIAFATLSRNPHAVATAPVTTRATANTSPATFTYEVQPGDTLWKIVQRFQVDLDQLAELNPPAHLKKLGEGTKLSIPEKRSISAAQPVLATPKPIAYSRSGTPLHYSRLLHCKLTAYTAGPESTGKQPGDPGYGITASGKTAAEGRTIAVDPRVIPIGSKVYIEGIGFRVAEDTGGAVKGEHVDIFFNDIRTAVEFGVQKDISVYVLE; encoded by the coding sequence ATGGACATCCCCCGATGGCGGATTGCTGTATTGGCAGCCATTGCGTTTGCAACGCTGTCGCGCAATCCCCATGCTGTTGCCACGGCGCCGGTCACTACCAGGGCAACGGCAAATACTTCGCCGGCTACTTTTACGTACGAAGTTCAGCCGGGTGATACTTTGTGGAAAATTGTTCAGCGTTTTCAAGTGGACCTCGATCAACTGGCGGAACTGAATCCGCCCGCCCACCTGAAAAAATTGGGCGAAGGCACAAAACTGAGCATTCCGGAAAAACGGTCGATCAGCGCCGCGCAACCGGTGCTGGCCACTCCCAAACCGATCGCCTACAGCCGATCCGGAACGCCGCTTCATTACAGCCGGCTGTTGCATTGCAAACTGACCGCCTATACGGCCGGACCGGAGTCGACCGGCAAGCAGCCCGGCGATCCCGGTTACGGCATCACCGCTTCCGGCAAAACAGCAGCCGAAGGCCGAACAATCGCCGTCGATCCGCGGGTGATTCCGATCGGCAGCAAGGTATATATAGAAGGGATCGGATTTCGTGTGGCGGAAGATACAGGAGGCGCGGTCAAGGGAGAGCATGTCGACATCTTTTTCAATGACATTCGGACCGCCGTCGAATTCGGCGTGCAAAAAGACATCTCCGTGTATGTGTTAGAATAA